The sequence TATCTCTCCCAGATCGCCCAGGCTGCAGACCGCCTCGGCTATGGCGGTGTGCTGATCCCTACTGGTCGCTCCTGCGAAGACTCCTGGCTGGTAGCGGCCTCCCTGATTCCGTTGACGCAGAACCTGAAATTCCTGGTGGCCCTGCGGCCCGGCATCATCTCGCCAACGGTGGCGGCACGCCAGGCGGCAACCCTTGACCGGCTGTCCAATGGCCGTGCGCTGTTCAACCTGGTCACCGGCGGTGATCCGGATGAGCTGGCCGGCGATGGGCTGAACCTCAGCCACGCCGAGCGCTATGAAGCATCTGTGGAGTTCACCCGCATCTGGCGGCGGGTGCTGGAGGGCGAATCGGTCGACTACCGGGGCAAGCATCTGCAGGTCAAAGGCGCCAAGCTGCTCTATCCGCCGATCCAGCAGCCGCGTCCTCCGCTGTATTTCGGCGGCTCCTCCGAAGCGGCCCACGAACTGGCCGGCGAGCAGGTCGAGCTATATCTCACCTGGGGCGAGCCATTGGAGGCAGTGGCAGAGAAAATCGCTGACGTACGTGCCCGCGCGGCTCGTCATGGCCGCACGGTGCGGTTCGGCATCCGCCTGCATGTGATCGTGCGCGAGACGAACGATGAAGCCTGGGCTGCCGCCGACAGGCTGATCAGCCATCTCGATGACGACACCATCGATAAGGCGCAGGCCTCGCTGGCGCGCTTCGATTCGGTTGGTCAACAGCGCATGGCGGCACTGCATGGCGGCGATCGCGCCAGGTTGGTGGTGGCGCCGAATCTCTGGGCCGGGGTCGGGCTGGTGAGAGGCGGGGCTGGCACTGCACTGGTAGGCGACGGACCGACGGTGGCCGCGCGCGTGAAGGAATACGCCGACCTTGGTATCGACACCTTCATTTTTTCTGGCTACCCGCACCTTGAAGAAGCTTATCGGGTTGCCGAACTGCTCTTCCCGCATCTCGACATCGCTCAGCCCGAGCGCCCAGCGAGCCGCGGTTATGTCAGCCCGTTCGGCGAGATGATCTCCAGCGACATCCTGCCGAAAGCGGCCGCGGCGAGCTGAGTGCAGCATCGTAGGGTGGGCGTTAGTCACCGCCGTGGCACCAGGCCATTGGTGGACTGAAGCCCACCCAACGATTTGCAGGGCCCGTCTGTTGTCGTCGGCCCGGCGAAACAGCGAGCCGTTGGTTAAAGCGAACAGTTGCAAACGTTACGTCGATGAACTCACGAAAATATGGGGCAAACCATGACCTTCAATTCTTTTGGGCAACGCCTGGCGCCGTGGGCCCTGCCGGTCGTGCTGCTCGCCGCCTGGCAAGGCGCGGTGGCTTTCGGGCTGCTGTCTACGCGCATCCTGCCGGCGCCCAGTGCGGTACTGGCTGCCGGTTGGGAGCTGCTGCGCAGCGGTGAAATCTGGACGCACCTGGCCATCTCCGGCTGGCGTGCCGGAATCGGCTTTGCCATCGGCGGCGGTATTGGGTTGCTGCTGGGCTTTATCACCGGTCTGTCGCGTTGGGGCGAGCGGTTGTTGGACAGCAGTGTGCAGATGATCCGCAACGTGCCGCACCTTGCGCTGATTCCTCTGGTGATCCTGTGGTTTGGCATCGATGAGAGCGCGAAGATTTTCCTCGTCGCGCTGGGCACGCTGTTCCCCATCTACCTGAATACCTACCACGGCATCCGCAACGTCGACCCTGCGCTTGTGGAAATGGCGCGCAGCTATGGGCTGTCGGGCTTTGCGCTGTTCCGCCAGGTGATCCTGCCCGGCGCGCTGCCGTCAATTCTCGTGGGCGTGCGCTTCGCCCTCGGCTTCATGTGGCTGACTCTGATCGTCGCTGAAACCATCTCAGCCAACGCCGGCATCGGCTACCTGGCAATGAATGCGCGCGAGTTCCTGCAGACCGATGTGGTGGTACTGGCGATCCTGCTGTACGCGGTGCTCGGCAAGCTGGCCGACCTTGCCGCTCGCAGTCTGGAGCGTGCCTGGCTGCGTTGGCATCCGGCCTACCAGGCCAAGGCAGGTGCGCAATGACCGCTTTGCACAGTATTAGCCAAGGTCTCGCACTCGGTATCGAAGGGCTCGCCAAATCATTCGCTCAACGCGAAGTGTTGAAAGGGATCGACCTGCGCATCCCGGCCGGCCAGTTCGTCGCCGTGGTTGGTCGTAGCGGCTGCGGCAAGAGCACACTGCTGCGCCTGTTGGCGGGACTCGAACAGCCGAGTCGCGGTGCATTGACCGCTGGCAGCGCTCACCTCGAGAGCGTGCGCGACGATATTCGCCTGATGTTTCAGGACGCTCGGCTGCTGCCGTGGAAGCGGGTGATCGATAACGTCGGCCTGGGTCTGAGCGGAGACTGGCGCCTGAAAGCTGCAGACGCGCTGGCAGCGGTTGGGCTGGCCGACCGTGCCAATGATTGGCCGGCGGCATTGTCCGGCGGGCAGAAACAGCGCGTCGCACTGGCTCGTGCGTTGATTCATCAACCACGTTTGCTGTTACTCGATGAGCCACTCGGTGCGCTGGATGCGCTTACCCGCATCGAAATGCAGCAGATGATCGAACGTTTGTGGCAACGGCATGGTTTCACCGTGCTGCTCGTCACCCACGATGTCAGCGAGGCAGTGGCAGTGGCAGACCGGGTCATCCTCATCGAAGAGGGGCGCATCGGCCTCGACCTCATCATTGATATCCCCCATCCACGCAATCGAGGCGCGGCGGCCCTGGCAGTGCTGGAGGAACAGGTACTCAACCGCGTGCTCGCGCTGCCGGAGCCCCCGCCGCAAGCGGAGCCCGTTTCCCTCTTGCCCACGCAGTTGCGCTGGGCGCTCTGATTCACGCTCGAACCCCCTCCCGATCGAAAGGAGCAACACCATGACCATTAAAGCAATCAACGTGCGCAATCAATTCAAAGGCACAATTCGGGAAATCGTTCACGGCGATGTCCTGTCGGAAATCGACGTACAGACCGCAGCCGGGATCGTCACATCCGTGATCACCACGCGTTCCGTGAAGGAGCTTGAACTAGGTATCGGCAGCGAGGTTATCGCGTTCGTTAAATCCACGGAAGTTTCAATCGCCAAGTTGTAGAGCAAAGAACGCGGGCGCCTAGAGTGGCGCTTTCCAGCATTTTTACCGTGCGCCTCCGTCCGCTCTTGGCCGATTATCGATTTTCCAAACTGGACGCGCTTGCCGGGCCACGCTCGTATTGCATTGCAGGTCATGTCTACCGGCTTCAGATTTTCCTAAGCACTACCCGACGTAAATGCTGGTTTCGCTGCCTGGAGCGCAATGTGAAGCTTGGTCATCCGTAGACACAGAGTTTCAGCCATGCCGACTCATACCCGCATCCGCATGTTCAACACCAAGCAGACCTACCCCAATCAAGCGCTGGACAACGACCTTTGCCAGGCCGTGCGTGCAGGCAACACGGTCTATGTACGCGGTCAGGTGGGCACCGACTTCGAGGGCAACCTTGTCGGGCTGGGTGACCCGAAAGCCCAGGCTGAGCAGGCGATGAAGAACGTCAAACAGTTACTCGAAGAAGCAGGCTCTGACCTGTCCCATATCGTCAAGACCACCACCTACATCGTCGACCCCCGTTACCGCGAGCCCGTCTATCAGGAAGTCGGCAGATGGCTCAAGGGCGTATTTCCGATTTCTACCGGGCTGGTGATATCGGGGCTCGCCCAGCCGCAGTGGCTGATGGAAATCGATGTCATTGCCGTCATCCCCGACGATTGGCCCGTCGCCTGATCCCAAGCCCATTCAATACCGGAGCGCCCATGGCGACTGCACTGATCAAGCCTGTTTCCTCTACGTACGATACTGAAACATCAATGTCTTCCCGGACCTGTACCGCCGTTCAGCTGGACGGCGTATTGAAGCGCTTCGGTCATTCGATTGCACTGCAGAAGGTTTCACTCAAGATCCAGGAAGGCGAGTTCGTTACGCTGCTCGGGCCTTCGGGATGCGGCAAGACCACCCTGCTGAACCTGATGGCTGGATTCGCCGAAGCCGACAACGGCGAGATTTTCATCGATGGCCAGCTTGTTACCGAAACGCCGGCCTATCAAAGAGAAATCGGCATTGTTTTCCAGAACTACGCACTTTTCCCCCACATGAACGTGGCAAAGAATGTGGGATACGGTTTGCGCATGCGCGGCGTTCCCAAGGCCGAAATCGCCGAGCGTGTAGAGCAGGCGCTGGCACTGGTAAAGCTGAGTGGATATGGCGAGCGAAAGCCTCGGGAGCTATCCGGCGGTCAGCAACAACGGGTTGCGCTGGCTCGCGCGTTGGTCATTCGCCCCAAGGTGCTCCTGCTCGACGAACCCTTCTCTGCACTGGACAAGAACCTTCGGCTCTCCATGCAGATCGAGCTCAAGGAAATCCAGCGCAAGCTGGGCGTAACGACCGTCTTCGTTACCCATGACCAGAGCGAAGCCCTGAGTATGAGCGACCGCGTGGTGGTCATGTCCGCCGGCCATATACGGCAAATCGGCTCCCCGGACGCGATCTACCGCAACCCGGAAGATCCGTTTGTGGCCGGTTTCGTCGGCGACGCCAACATCCTGCCCGGTCGGTACCTGAGTCGGGACGAAAGCGCCTGCCTGGAGCTGGGAGACGCCAGGCTTCGCTTGCCTGCCAATCGAGTGCACGCTTCGGTCGGTTCGCGCCTGGACGTGTACGTGCGTCCGGAAAACATTCGTCTGGTGGCATTGGGAAACGGGCAATTGCTCACCGGGACGGTGGTCAACCATGTCTTCCAAGGCGACCACGTCGACATTCATTTGGACGTTCCCGCCTTGGGCCAGGCCCGTCTGTTCGTGCGCCAGTCCGGCCTCGACGCACTGACTCGCTGGCCGGTCGGTGCAGTAGCAGGACTGGCTTTCGATGACGAGGGCGTTTGTGCCTTCGCCGCCGACACTCAGTCGGCCCGTTGAATCGGAGTATGTGATGACCCTGCGCCCTGAAACGATGAATACCGTGATTGCCCGCCAGCCGGGCGGCCCCGAAGTGCTGGAATGCGTACCGCGCGCGCTGCCCGATGCAGGGCCCGGAGAGGTGCTGATTCGAGTGGCAGCGGCGGGCGTCAATCGCCCGGACCTGATGCAGCGGAGCGGCGCACCGCTGCCGCCTGACACCACCGATGTTCTTGGTCTGGAAGCCGCCGGAACCGTGATTGCCGTCGGCAACGGCGTGAGCGATATCGCTCCAGGCGACCGGGTCATGGCCCTGCTTAATGGCGGCGGCTACGCCGAATATTGCATCGCGACGGCCGCGCATTGCCTGCCCGTGCCGGCAAACCTGCCACTCGAAGAGGCTGCAGGTGTACCGGAAGCAGCGTTCACGGTCTGGCACAACCTGTTCGAGCTCGGCCGCTTGCAAGCCGGAGAGTACGTGCTGATCCACGGCGCTGCCAGCGGAGTCGGCACCTTTGCCATTCAATGCGCCCACGCCGCCGGCGCCAGGGTTATCGCGACGGCTGGCGGTGCGCACAAGGTTGCAGCGCTGAGAACACTAGGGGTATGGCGTGCGATCGACCGGCACGAAGAAGATTTCGTGGACGTGATTGCCGATTGCACGCAAGGACGCGGTGTGGATGTCGTGCTCGACAATGTGGGGGGCGCTTATGTGGCACGTAATCTGGCAGCCATGGCCCCGGGAGGCCGCCATGTCAGCCTGTCGTTCATGCAGGGGCCGAAAATCGAACTGGATTTGCAAACGCTGATGCGCAAGAGCCTAAGCTTGACTTCCTCGACGTTGCGCCCCAAAAGCAGCGAAGAAAAAGCGCGTCTGGCGATCGCTATCCGCGGGCAACTGCTGCCGTGGCTCGCAACGGGGGATGTACGGCCGCTGATCCATGCACGGTTGCCGCTGGATCAGGCCGCGCAAGCCCATCGCATCCTGGAAGCGAACCAGAACATCGGCAAGGTGCTGCTCACCATCAGCACGCAATAACACGCCAGCCGCCGCGTCGCTCAGCGATGCGCGCCCAGAGGAGTCCTTATGTTCAAGCTGTACTACGCCTCGACCTCGCCCTATGTCCGCAAGGTGATGGTCACCGCACATGTGCTTGGGCTGGCTGATCGGATCGAGAAACTCGACTCGGCAGCCCACCCGGTACAACGCGATGAGCGCATTGCGCGGTTCAATCCACTGGCCAAGGTACCGGCCCTACAGACTCCTGAAGGCCTGTCGCTCTACGACAGCCGGGTGATTTGCGAGTACCTGAATGAGTTTGCCGGGGGCACGCTGTTCCCCTCTGGCGGCGAGCGCTGGATCAGCCTTACCCGTCAAGCCCTGGGGGATGGCCTGCTCGACGCGGCATTGCTGGCGCGCTACGAAACTCATGCACGGCCGCCCGAAAAACGATGGGACGCCTGGACCTCCTCGCAGCTCACCAAGGTTCAGGCTGCGCTGGCAGAAATCGAAACCCAAGCGCCGGGATTCAGCCGCAGCCCCGATGACATCGGCCTGATTGCCATTGGCTGTGGCCTTGGTTATCTGGACTTTCGCTTCGCCGATCTGGACTGGCGCGCCCCCCATCCAATCACTGCAGCGTGGTTCGCAGCATTCGATCAACACCCCGCCATGCTCGCCACCCGACCGGTAGCCTGACCAGGAGCCCCCATGCCGTATACCGTATTCTTCCTGAACGGTCCGAACG is a genomic window of Stutzerimonas stutzeri containing:
- a CDS encoding ABC transporter ATP-binding protein; amino-acid sequence: MSSRTCTAVQLDGVLKRFGHSIALQKVSLKIQEGEFVTLLGPSGCGKTTLLNLMAGFAEADNGEIFIDGQLVTETPAYQREIGIVFQNYALFPHMNVAKNVGYGLRMRGVPKAEIAERVEQALALVKLSGYGERKPRELSGGQQQRVALARALVIRPKVLLLDEPFSALDKNLRLSMQIELKEIQRKLGVTTVFVTHDQSEALSMSDRVVVMSAGHIRQIGSPDAIYRNPEDPFVAGFVGDANILPGRYLSRDESACLELGDARLRLPANRVHASVGSRLDVYVRPENIRLVALGNGQLLTGTVVNHVFQGDHVDIHLDVPALGQARLFVRQSGLDALTRWPVGAVAGLAFDDEGVCAFAADTQSAR
- the ssuC gene encoding aliphatic sulfonate ABC transporter permease SsuC; this translates as MTFNSFGQRLAPWALPVVLLAAWQGAVAFGLLSTRILPAPSAVLAAGWELLRSGEIWTHLAISGWRAGIGFAIGGGIGLLLGFITGLSRWGERLLDSSVQMIRNVPHLALIPLVILWFGIDESAKIFLVALGTLFPIYLNTYHGIRNVDPALVEMARSYGLSGFALFRQVILPGALPSILVGVRFALGFMWLTLIVAETISANAGIGYLAMNAREFLQTDVVVLAILLYAVLGKLADLAARSLERAWLRWHPAYQAKAGAQ
- the ssuD gene encoding FMNH2-dependent alkanesulfonate monooxygenase, whose amino-acid sequence is MSLNIFWFLPTHGDGKYLGTAEGARAVDHGYLSQIAQAADRLGYGGVLIPTGRSCEDSWLVAASLIPLTQNLKFLVALRPGIISPTVAARQAATLDRLSNGRALFNLVTGGDPDELAGDGLNLSHAERYEASVEFTRIWRRVLEGESVDYRGKHLQVKGAKLLYPPIQQPRPPLYFGGSSEAAHELAGEQVELYLTWGEPLEAVAEKIADVRARAARHGRTVRFGIRLHVIVRETNDEAWAAADRLISHLDDDTIDKAQASLARFDSVGQQRMAALHGGDRARLVVAPNLWAGVGLVRGGAGTALVGDGPTVAARVKEYADLGIDTFIFSGYPHLEEAYRVAELLFPHLDIAQPERPASRGYVSPFGEMISSDILPKAAAAS
- a CDS encoding RidA family protein; this translates as MPTHTRIRMFNTKQTYPNQALDNDLCQAVRAGNTVYVRGQVGTDFEGNLVGLGDPKAQAEQAMKNVKQLLEEAGSDLSHIVKTTTYIVDPRYREPVYQEVGRWLKGVFPISTGLVISGLAQPQWLMEIDVIAVIPDDWPVA
- the ssuB gene encoding aliphatic sulfonates ABC transporter ATP-binding protein; amino-acid sequence: MTALHSISQGLALGIEGLAKSFAQREVLKGIDLRIPAGQFVAVVGRSGCGKSTLLRLLAGLEQPSRGALTAGSAHLESVRDDIRLMFQDARLLPWKRVIDNVGLGLSGDWRLKAADALAAVGLADRANDWPAALSGGQKQRVALARALIHQPRLLLLDEPLGALDALTRIEMQQMIERLWQRHGFTVLLVTHDVSEAVAVADRVILIEEGRIGLDLIIDIPHPRNRGAAALAVLEEQVLNRVLALPEPPPQAEPVSLLPTQLRWAL
- a CDS encoding NAD(P)H-quinone oxidoreductase translates to MTLRPETMNTVIARQPGGPEVLECVPRALPDAGPGEVLIRVAAAGVNRPDLMQRSGAPLPPDTTDVLGLEAAGTVIAVGNGVSDIAPGDRVMALLNGGGYAEYCIATAAHCLPVPANLPLEEAAGVPEAAFTVWHNLFELGRLQAGEYVLIHGAASGVGTFAIQCAHAAGARVIATAGGAHKVAALRTLGVWRAIDRHEEDFVDVIADCTQGRGVDVVLDNVGGAYVARNLAAMAPGGRHVSLSFMQGPKIELDLQTLMRKSLSLTSSTLRPKSSEEKARLAIAIRGQLLPWLATGDVRPLIHARLPLDQAAQAHRILEANQNIGKVLLTISTQ
- a CDS encoding TOBE domain-containing protein; this translates as MTIKAINVRNQFKGTIREIVHGDVLSEIDVQTAAGIVTSVITTRSVKELELGIGSEVIAFVKSTEVSIAKL
- a CDS encoding glutathione S-transferase, with the protein product MFKLYYASTSPYVRKVMVTAHVLGLADRIEKLDSAAHPVQRDERIARFNPLAKVPALQTPEGLSLYDSRVICEYLNEFAGGTLFPSGGERWISLTRQALGDGLLDAALLARYETHARPPEKRWDAWTSSQLTKVQAALAEIETQAPGFSRSPDDIGLIAIGCGLGYLDFRFADLDWRAPHPITAAWFAAFDQHPAMLATRPVA